The following coding sequences are from one Formosa haliotis window:
- a CDS encoding patatin-like phospholipase family protein yields the protein MCTYAQEEEKPKVALVLSGGGALGIAHIPTLQKLDSLGIVPDLIVGTSMGSIVGALYSIGYTGDQIAEISRTTDWKSLFSGKVSINSVSNEEKSEFGRYNIGFEVVDKKPKPVLAILNDQNLREFFTVLTFPVYNLNNFDDFPIPFRAMATDIVNGKQVVLDHGSLVTAMRASMSIPGVFKPVDYKNTLLVDGGVLNNFPVDVAKEMGADFIIGSEVGGGLQPKEKLGNFETLLFQTGMLSSNVVAEEHKKECNILLDHVPNLTYTPGDFDKSNIIYEEGKKAVEANNDKFIELAEKLKPFKQLKPKMPEVPKYVELDTIVYKGFSKNNLRLVTTRSGLEPKKKYTIEEAKNHINRILGTNLFNAISTNPIINGDKLGMEIVGVEKANNQVKLAAHFDNYRGVGLLLNYTGRNIVGSSSRFLVNADIAEQPKFKIQYQKIFGEKKDWWFRSEMFGQKLDQDVIVRGESADEMDYRYFQFDNEINRNIHTLKSYAGFGLDYQHTILKPDADPEIVSNVLNLVNYRFTTFEFYGQYVYNTLNEVFYPTKGMDLEVRLGRALTNNVSVNYIDHDINENARGHVNGFTKLRLNYEYVKSFKTKFTLILGSNVGFTFLDNLQGDDLSYEEYGYGANYYLGGNLRRPRKDDFVFYGLLEDELPVSQFISGRLALQYEVLSKIYITPHADLASVGFGGFNDYIKDAFTPSGEWQDNVDTSSLVSFGTKLSYNSLIGPIDLDFTWVNGTNKFRVFFGVGIPIGR from the coding sequence ATGTGTACTTATGCACAAGAAGAAGAAAAACCAAAAGTTGCTTTAGTATTAAGTGGAGGAGGCGCTTTAGGGATAGCACATATACCAACTCTTCAAAAATTAGACTCCTTAGGGATTGTTCCCGATTTAATTGTTGGAACCAGTATGGGGAGTATAGTTGGAGCCTTGTATTCTATAGGATATACAGGCGATCAAATAGCCGAAATTTCTCGTACAACAGATTGGAAGTCTTTATTTAGTGGAAAAGTTTCTATAAACAGTGTAAGTAACGAAGAGAAAAGTGAATTCGGACGATATAATATAGGTTTCGAGGTGGTCGATAAAAAGCCAAAACCTGTGTTGGCCATATTAAACGATCAAAACTTAAGAGAGTTTTTTACAGTACTCACATTTCCGGTTTATAACCTTAATAATTTTGACGATTTTCCAATTCCGTTTAGAGCAATGGCTACCGATATTGTTAATGGAAAACAAGTGGTTCTAGATCACGGATCGTTGGTGACGGCCATGCGTGCCAGTATGTCTATTCCTGGGGTTTTTAAACCTGTAGACTATAAAAACACATTGCTTGTAGATGGAGGGGTTTTAAATAATTTTCCTGTAGATGTAGCAAAAGAGATGGGAGCCGATTTTATAATTGGTAGTGAAGTGGGGGGCGGACTCCAGCCCAAAGAAAAATTAGGGAATTTTGAAACTTTATTGTTTCAAACTGGGATGTTATCTAGTAATGTCGTGGCAGAAGAACATAAAAAAGAGTGTAATATTTTATTAGATCATGTTCCGAACTTAACCTATACACCAGGCGATTTTGACAAGAGTAATATAATTTATGAAGAGGGTAAAAAAGCGGTTGAAGCTAACAATGATAAGTTTATTGAATTAGCCGAAAAGTTAAAACCGTTTAAGCAACTTAAGCCTAAAATGCCAGAGGTTCCTAAATATGTAGAGTTAGACACTATTGTTTATAAAGGTTTTAGTAAGAATAATTTACGATTAGTAACAACACGTTCGGGATTAGAACCGAAGAAAAAATATACCATAGAGGAGGCCAAGAATCATATAAACAGAATTTTAGGAACAAATTTATTTAATGCTATTTCTACAAATCCGATTATAAACGGAGATAAATTAGGTATGGAAATAGTTGGTGTAGAGAAGGCGAATAACCAAGTTAAATTAGCCGCTCATTTCGATAATTATAGAGGGGTTGGTTTATTATTAAATTACACCGGAAGAAATATTGTAGGATCCTCATCAAGGTTTTTAGTGAATGCAGACATTGCCGAGCAGCCTAAATTCAAGATACAATACCAAAAGATATTTGGAGAAAAAAAAGACTGGTGGTTTAGGTCAGAAATGTTTGGTCAAAAACTAGATCAAGACGTTATTGTTAGGGGAGAATCTGCCGACGAAATGGATTATAGATATTTTCAATTTGATAACGAAATTAATAGAAATATACATACCCTAAAAAGTTACGCTGGTTTTGGTTTAGATTATCAGCATACTATCCTTAAACCCGATGCCGATCCAGAGATTGTTAGCAATGTGCTTAACTTGGTAAACTATAGGTTTACAACCTTTGAGTTTTATGGACAGTACGTTTATAACACTTTAAATGAAGTGTTTTACCCTACAAAGGGAATGGATTTAGAGGTTAGATTAGGGCGTGCATTAACCAATAATGTTAGTGTAAATTATATAGACCATGATATTAATGAGAACGCAAGAGGGCATGTAAATGGGTTTACGAAATTGCGACTTAACTACGAATATGTAAAATCGTTTAAGACTAAATTCACTTTAATTTTAGGGTCCAATGTAGGATTTACCTTTTTAGATAATTTACAAGGAGACGATCTTTCTTATGAAGAATATGGTTATGGTGCCAATTATTATCTAGGAGGTAATTTAAGACGGCCTAGAAAAGATGACTTTGTGTTTTATGGATTATTAGAGGATGAATTGCCTGTCAGTCAATTTATCAGCGGAAGATTAGCGCTGCAATATGAAGTTTTAAGTAAAATTTATATTACACCCCATGCAGATCTAGCTTCGGTAGGTTTTGGAGGATTTAACGATTATATTAAGGATGCCTTTACGCCATCGGGAGAGTGGCAAGATAATGTAGATACTAGTAGCCTAGTTTCTTTTGGAACAAAATTATCGTACAATTCTTTAATAGGTCCAATAGATTTAGATTTTACTTGGGTAAATGGAACTAATAAATTTCGTGTGTTTTTTGGTGTAGGAATCCCAATAGGAAGATAG
- a CDS encoding DUF721 domain-containing protein — protein MAKRSNDHLSISDVLKEFVETNKLERGLDKVNVRDAWAALMGNGVNNYTTAISLERETLYVQLSSSVLREELSYGKEKIIKMLNEELGKEVIKKLILR, from the coding sequence ATGGCCAAACGTAGCAACGACCATTTAAGCATTTCTGATGTGTTAAAAGAATTTGTAGAAACCAATAAATTAGAACGTGGTTTAGACAAAGTGAATGTGCGCGATGCCTGGGCCGCCCTCATGGGAAATGGTGTTAACAACTACACTACTGCTATAAGTTTAGAACGCGAAACGCTTTATGTACAACTAAGTTCTAGTGTTTTACGAGAAGAATTAAGTTATGGGAAAGAAAAAATAATAAAAATGCTTAATGAAGAATTAGGCAAGGAAGTTATAAAAAAATTGATTTTAAGATAA
- the recF gene encoding DNA replication/repair protein RecF (All proteins in this family for which functions are known are DNA-binding proteins that assist the filamentation of RecA onto DNA for the initiation of recombination or recombinational repair.), producing the protein MILKSLYLINYKNFETESFEFDDKINCFVGQNGVGKTNILDAIYHLSFGKSYFNPVASQNIRHNEDFFVVHGDFEKHEHPEKIIVSLKSGQKKVIKRNGKSYEKFSDHIGFIPLVIISPADRDLIIEGSETRRKFMDSVISQSDKTYLNDLINYNKTVTQRNALLKYFALNHTFNKDTLEVYNEQLNVLGTSIFEKRKAFLETFIPIFKARHKIISNNQEPVDLNYKSDLFDGELKQLLEQNLAKDRAVQYTSTGIHKDDLLFEIDGHPIKKFGSQGQQKSFLIALKLAQFDFIKELSGVNPILLLDDIFDKLDEQRVGQIIKLVDDSNFGQLFISDTHADRTENAIKQVHQTYQIFNIGA; encoded by the coding sequence ATGATCCTAAAATCCTTATATCTAATAAATTACAAAAATTTTGAAACTGAATCTTTTGAGTTCGATGACAAAATTAATTGTTTTGTTGGTCAAAATGGAGTAGGAAAAACCAACATATTAGACGCTATTTATCATTTATCCTTCGGAAAAAGTTATTTTAACCCTGTTGCATCTCAAAATATTAGACATAATGAAGATTTTTTCGTTGTTCATGGTGATTTTGAAAAGCATGAGCATCCCGAAAAAATTATTGTTAGTTTAAAAAGTGGGCAAAAAAAAGTAATTAAACGTAACGGAAAATCTTACGAAAAATTTAGCGATCATATTGGATTTATTCCTTTGGTAATTATTTCGCCAGCAGATCGCGATCTTATAATTGAAGGTAGTGAAACACGTCGGAAATTTATGGATAGTGTTATTTCACAAAGTGATAAAACCTATTTAAACGATTTAATAAATTATAACAAAACGGTTACTCAGCGTAATGCACTCTTAAAATATTTTGCCTTAAACCACACCTTTAACAAAGATACACTGGAGGTTTACAACGAACAATTAAACGTTTTAGGAACGTCTATTTTCGAAAAAAGAAAAGCCTTCTTAGAAACCTTTATTCCTATTTTTAAAGCACGCCATAAAATAATTAGTAACAACCAAGAACCGGTAGATTTAAATTATAAAAGCGATTTATTTGATGGTGAATTAAAACAGCTTTTAGAACAAAATTTAGCAAAAGATCGAGCTGTGCAATACACCTCTACAGGGATACATAAAGACGATTTGCTATTTGAAATTGATGGCCATCCCATTAAAAAATTTGGAAGTCAGGGACAACAAAAGTCCTTTTTAATCGCTTTAAAATTAGCTCAATTCGATTTTATAAAGGAATTAAGCGGCGTAAATCCCATTTTATTATTAGATGATATATTTGACAAATTGGACGAACAACGCGTAGGGCAAATTATAAAACTAGTAGACGACTCCAATTTCGGTCAGTTATTTATTAGTGACACGCATGCCGACCGTACCGAAAATGCTATTAAACAAGTACATCAAACCTATCAAATTTTTAATATAGGAGCCTAA
- a CDS encoding tetratricopeptide repeat protein, which yields MATYKKRGYKPTTKAEIDNDIENFDNVEENSTTAEVFNTLDETASKTEDWVASNQKYIFVIIGVVAALVLGYLGYNEFVAQPKESEAMNDMSQAKIYFNEAVNGTEKDSLYTLALNGGEGKYGMLDIINEHGGTPAANLAQYYAGMAYLNLKDYKKAIDHLSDFKSEDQALAPLAKGAIGDAFVQLNQLDDALDYYRQAADIRENEFTTPMYLNKAGLISLELGKAKDALGYFETIKNEYPSSTEAATVDVFIGKAQVLASK from the coding sequence ATGGCAACTTATAAAAAGAGAGGTTACAAACCTACCACAAAAGCAGAAATAGATAACGATATTGAGAATTTTGATAATGTTGAAGAAAACTCAACTACAGCAGAAGTTTTTAATACGTTAGACGAAACGGCTTCTAAAACAGAAGACTGGGTAGCTAGTAATCAAAAATATATTTTTGTAATTATAGGTGTAGTAGCAGCTTTAGTTCTTGGATATTTGGGGTACAACGAGTTTGTGGCACAACCAAAAGAGAGCGAAGCGATGAACGATATGTCTCAAGCTAAAATATATTTTAACGAGGCCGTTAACGGTACAGAAAAAGATTCTTTATATACTTTAGCATTAAATGGTGGTGAAGGTAAATACGGGATGTTAGATATTATTAATGAGCACGGTGGAACGCCTGCAGCTAACTTAGCTCAGTATTATGCTGGAATGGCGTATTTAAATTTAAAAGATTATAAAAAAGCCATCGATCATTTAAGCGATTTTAAAAGCGAAGATCAAGCTTTAGCACCTTTAGCAAAAGGCGCTATTGGAGATGCATTTGTACAGTTAAACCAATTAGATGATGCTTTAGATTATTACAGACAGGCTGCCGATATTCGTGAAAACGAATTTACCACGCCAATGTACTTGAACAAAGCAGGATTAATTTCTTTAGAATTAGGAAAGGCTAAAGATGCTCTTGGATATTTTGAAACCATTAAAAACGAATATCCGTCATCAACTGAAGCTGCTACTGTAGATGTATTTATTGGTAAAGCTCAAGTTTTAGCAAGCAAGTAA
- the ribH gene encoding 6,7-dimethyl-8-ribityllumazine synthase, with translation MATANKNLSDYDKTTIPNASNFRFGIVVSEWNDTVTEGLFEGAYNTLLEQGVEPSNIKRWNVPGSFELIYGSKKMQEQLVDAVIAIGCVIQGETKHFDFVCEGVTQGIKDLNVIHDVPVIFCVLTDNNMQQSIDRSGGIHGNKGTEAAIAAIKMADLRSNA, from the coding sequence ATGGCAACAGCAAATAAAAATTTATCTGATTACGATAAAACTACAATCCCAAACGCGAGCAACTTTCGGTTTGGGATTGTTGTTTCTGAATGGAATGATACCGTTACTGAAGGGCTTTTTGAAGGCGCATACAACACCCTATTAGAACAAGGTGTAGAGCCTAGTAATATTAAACGTTGGAATGTTCCTGGGAGTTTTGAATTGATTTACGGGAGTAAAAAAATGCAAGAACAGTTGGTTGATGCAGTAATTGCAATTGGCTGTGTTATTCAAGGTGAAACTAAGCATTTCGATTTTGTTTGCGAAGGTGTAACACAAGGAATAAAAGACTTAAACGTAATACACGATGTTCCGGTTATTTTCTGTGTTTTAACCGATAATAATATGCAACAGTCTATAGATCGTTCAGGCGGAATCCACGGAAATAAAGGTACGGAAGCTGCCATAGCAGCTATTAAAATGGCCGATTTACGTAGTAATGCTTAA
- a CDS encoding serine hydrolase domain-containing protein → MRKFLKLFGLLLVVLLTVAIYLNYPKLNFITGFASKSVCSCTFLADRSLASIEAQDNDFSPIDLATNKIDFENKSVTSTVFGLKARTAVFKPGLGCILIPEGADPAALTVKPNRDITPKPLAFPYGDLPQKDTIFSNINYDVLNQAVTDAFDSGNDRIKGSRAVLVVYKDHIIAEKYSKDFNKDTKILGWSMTKSITSAIVGVLEKQGRVNRNQSHLFESWEGDKRADITLNNLLQMNSGLAWEEDYNNISDVTKMLFLRADMPKIPREKNLEGIPNNSWNYSSGTTNLISGFIRDQFKTDQDYLDFWYTELIDKIGMHSMTIETDLKGHFVGSSYGWATARDWSKFGLLYLHNGNWNGEQILTKDWVDYTKTPTNTSDGIYGAQFWLNAGGRYPDVPKDLFSCNGYQGQQVSIIPSKDVVIVRFGLIEDPIFSFNDFLSGILAAIN, encoded by the coding sequence ATGAGAAAATTCCTAAAATTATTCGGTCTTTTATTAGTTGTACTTTTAACCGTTGCTATATATTTAAATTATCCGAAGTTAAATTTTATAACAGGATTTGCGTCTAAAAGTGTATGCTCTTGTACCTTTTTAGCCGATAGAAGTTTAGCATCTATCGAGGCTCAAGACAACGATTTTTCTCCTATCGATTTAGCTACAAACAAAATAGATTTTGAAAACAAATCGGTAACTTCTACGGTCTTCGGACTTAAAGCGAGGACCGCCGTTTTCAAACCTGGATTGGGCTGTATTTTAATTCCTGAAGGGGCAGATCCGGCTGCTTTAACTGTAAAACCAAACCGGGATATAACACCAAAACCACTAGCTTTTCCGTATGGCGATTTACCACAAAAGGACACTATTTTTTCAAATATAAATTATGACGTTTTAAACCAAGCTGTCACAGATGCTTTCGATTCTGGTAACGACAGAATAAAAGGGTCTCGTGCTGTTTTAGTGGTTTATAAAGATCATATTATTGCCGAAAAATATTCGAAAGACTTCAATAAGGACACCAAAATTTTAGGTTGGTCTATGACCAAAAGTATAACAAGTGCAATTGTTGGAGTGTTAGAAAAACAAGGACGTGTAAACCGAAATCAATCGCATTTATTTGAATCTTGGGAAGGTGATAAACGTGCAGATATTACATTAAACAATTTGTTGCAAATGAATAGCGGTTTGGCTTGGGAAGAAGATTATAATAACATTTCCGATGTCACAAAAATGTTATTTCTAAGAGCAGATATGCCAAAGATTCCTCGAGAAAAGAATCTAGAAGGCATACCAAATAATAGCTGGAACTACTCGTCTGGAACCACGAACCTAATTTCAGGATTTATTCGAGATCAATTTAAAACCGATCAAGATTATTTAGATTTTTGGTATACCGAATTAATAGATAAAATAGGAATGCATTCTATGACCATAGAAACCGATTTGAAAGGTCATTTTGTAGGGTCGTCTTACGGTTGGGCTACAGCCAGAGATTGGAGTAAATTTGGACTACTCTATTTACACAACGGTAATTGGAACGGCGAGCAAATTTTAACTAAAGACTGGGTAGATTACACAAAAACACCAACAAACACATCGGACGGGATTTACGGTGCTCAATTTTGGTTAAATGCTGGTGGACGCTATCCAGATGTTCCCAAAGATTTATTTTCTTGCAATGGGTATCAAGGGCAGCAAGTAAGCATAATCCCATCTAAAGATGTGGTTATAGTGCGCTTTGGGCTGATAGAAGACCCTATATTTAGTTTCAACGATTTTCTTTCTGGAATACTCGCTGCTATAAACTAA
- a CDS encoding YeeE/YedE family protein, with product MEIIYQPWSWFVSGFLIALFMFLLLLLGKRFGMSSNLRAFCSMCGGGKVSSFFNYDWKKDSWNLFIVVGTILGGYLAAHYLSHGAMPHINESTQLALQDLNISSENAYLPNELFSIAALSNVKTWAILIVGGFLIGFGARYAGGCTSGHAISGLSNLQLPSLIAVIGFFIGGLFMVHVLFPLIF from the coding sequence ATGGAAATTATTTATCAACCTTGGTCATGGTTTGTTTCTGGCTTTCTAATTGCACTTTTTATGTTTTTATTGCTGCTTTTAGGAAAACGTTTTGGCATGTCTTCTAACTTACGTGCTTTTTGTAGTATGTGTGGCGGCGGTAAAGTCAGTTCGTTTTTTAATTACGATTGGAAAAAAGACAGTTGGAATTTATTTATTGTGGTGGGTACCATTTTAGGAGGGTATCTAGCCGCGCATTATTTGTCTCATGGAGCCATGCCACATATTAATGAATCTACTCAATTAGCGCTTCAGGATTTAAATATATCTTCTGAAAATGCCTATTTACCAAACGAATTATTTTCTATAGCAGCCTTGTCTAATGTAAAAACATGGGCCATTTTAATTGTAGGTGGTTTTTTAATTGGGTTTGGAGCTCGTTATGCAGGAGGTTGTACTTCTGGTCATGCGATTTCAGGCTTAAGTAATTTGCAATTACCATCTTTAATTGCGGTAATAGGTTTCTTTATTGGTGGTTTGTTTATGGTTCACGTGTTATTCCCTTTAATATTTTAA
- a CDS encoding YeeE/YedE family protein gives MKKIIYILLGLIFGVVMYKSEAASWFRIYEMFRFESFHMYGIIGTALVFGIIFIQLIKRFHIKTFDGQAITIEDKDKSVYRYLFGGIIFGLGWALAGACPGPIFVLIGAGFLPVLIVLISAVLGTFVYGLLRDKLPH, from the coding sequence ATGAAAAAAATTATATATATATTATTAGGATTGATTTTTGGTGTGGTGATGTACAAATCTGAAGCGGCATCTTGGTTTCGTATTTACGAGATGTTTCGATTTGAATCGTTTCATATGTACGGGATTATAGGAACGGCTTTAGTGTTTGGAATTATTTTTATACAACTTATAAAACGTTTCCATATAAAGACTTTTGATGGACAAGCCATAACTATTGAAGATAAAGATAAATCGGTTTACAGATACTTGTTTGGTGGCATCATTTTCGGATTAGGTTGGGCATTGGCAGGAGCTTGCCCGGGACCAATATTTGTGCTAATAGGAGCAGGTTTTTTACCGGTGTTAATTGTCTTGATATCGGCGGTTTTAGGGACTTTTGTATACGGACTTTTAAGAGATAAATTACCACATTAA
- a CDS encoding DUF4870 domain-containing protein has protein sequence MRQDKQLLVITHLSQLVTLITGFGSLLIPLILWVTQKERVFGMDEEGKKIINFQISLIVYCIICVPLILVFGLGLLGFLVLGLVSVIFPVINAIKVSNGETPRYPLSFNFIS, from the coding sequence ATGAGACAAGATAAACAGCTTTTAGTCATTACACATTTAAGTCAGTTAGTTACCTTAATTACTGGATTTGGAAGTTTATTAATTCCGTTAATTTTATGGGTTACACAAAAAGAACGCGTTTTTGGTATGGATGAAGAAGGGAAGAAGATTATAAACTTTCAAATAAGCTTAATTGTTTACTGTATTATATGTGTGCCATTAATTTTAGTGTTTGGTTTAGGACTTTTAGGCTTTCTTGTTTTAGGACTTGTAAGCGTAATTTTTCCTGTTATTAATGCTATAAAAGTAAGTAATGGTGAAACACCACGATATCCTTTATCTTTCAATTTTATTAGTTAA